In one Mycobacterium sp. NBC_00419 genomic region, the following are encoded:
- a CDS encoding glycosyltransferase family 2 protein codes for MSTDGSIADVLHVLTVHYNTPELTARLVTSFPTHTPAGREIRVHVLDNASQPQHLQTLHDAIDGVPGVTLDISRHNVGFGEGINRLAGRDDIAPSHTIWLLNPDTLLEPGCLEALEAELDAGRFAAVSPLIFSGEGKASWIWYCGGDISIQQLRVRHQLYGSPVTAAEQDPFDTEFVTGAAPMMRAATFHDIGGFRRGYFMYWEDAYFSWQIRQQGARLGVVPAARLWHAVGASSGYGQSRTFYYWSTRNRFTFAADIGLSRWQVVKGRRGLECLRPVVHALREKEGRYSKAGHAIRGTIDGFRNSQQVDS; via the coding sequence GTGAGCACGGACGGGAGCATCGCCGACGTGCTGCACGTGCTGACAGTCCACTACAACACACCAGAGCTGACCGCCCGCCTCGTAACGAGCTTCCCCACCCATACACCGGCGGGACGTGAGATTCGGGTTCACGTACTCGACAATGCCTCCCAGCCGCAGCACCTGCAGACGCTTCACGATGCGATCGATGGCGTGCCCGGCGTCACGCTGGATATCAGCCGACACAATGTCGGCTTCGGTGAAGGCATCAATCGGCTTGCCGGCCGCGACGACATTGCGCCGTCGCATACCATTTGGCTGCTCAATCCCGACACGCTGCTCGAGCCGGGCTGCCTGGAAGCTCTCGAGGCTGAGCTCGATGCTGGCCGGTTCGCCGCCGTATCTCCGCTGATCTTCAGCGGCGAGGGCAAGGCGAGCTGGATCTGGTACTGCGGCGGTGATATCAGCATTCAGCAGCTGAGGGTCCGCCACCAGCTGTACGGGTCGCCGGTGACTGCGGCAGAACAAGATCCGTTCGACACGGAGTTCGTCACCGGAGCAGCTCCCATGATGAGGGCAGCCACCTTCCACGACATTGGCGGCTTCCGGCGGGGGTACTTCATGTACTGGGAGGACGCTTACTTCTCCTGGCAGATCCGACAGCAGGGGGCGCGCCTGGGCGTTGTCCCGGCTGCGCGACTGTGGCATGCGGTGGGCGCATCATCGGGCTACGGCCAAAGCCGTACTTTCTATTATTGGTCAACCCGGAACCGCTTCACGTTCGCCGCCGACATCGGCTTGTCCCGGTGGCAGGTCGTCAAAGGCCGCCGCGGGCTGGAATGCCTGCGCCCGGTCGTTCACGCACTGCGAGAGAAAGAGGGCCGGTACTCGAAGGCCGGCCACGCCATTAGGGGCACTATCGACGGGTTCCGGAATTCACAGCAAGTCGACAGCTAG
- a CDS encoding glycosyltransferase family 4 protein, protein MVRALADFSDLHVYAPDQENGALGQWDVDGVTYYAGSPVRRTQLSRIGTYPYAGRGSWSRHSTREALSIAERLRPDIIHSEYNQTAEALLRARVNRLTAMSRTTITLHDLSWGGVFGPPPPGSNPVRRWLHDLERVKSRHTRNAIEKHVDAIFVYSERDRAKIPDASGIVEVVPVGVARPAQGWLGDRRHTAAFGGALWRSENEAAAEYLALEVMPLVRERLPDATLRIFGARPTNRVTALGSEAGVTVVGPVADYEEEFRRASVTLAPSMFDAGVFLKAIRPMAMGCPVVLNPASAIPIQGLENGVHALVGHRPAEFAECVVQAMRNPDDARRLGSAAKDLVQQHYSWQRAADRYLSVFNRTL, encoded by the coding sequence TTGGTCCGTGCGCTGGCCGACTTCTCGGACCTGCACGTATACGCGCCCGATCAGGAGAACGGTGCGCTCGGGCAGTGGGACGTGGACGGGGTCACCTACTACGCGGGATCTCCCGTCCGTCGTACGCAGTTGTCTCGAATCGGAACTTATCCGTACGCCGGTCGTGGGTCGTGGTCGAGACATTCGACGCGAGAAGCGCTCTCGATCGCTGAGCGACTGCGGCCGGACATCATCCACTCTGAATACAACCAAACCGCAGAGGCATTGCTTCGGGCGCGAGTCAACCGGTTGACCGCGATGTCGCGGACGACCATCACTCTTCACGACCTGTCCTGGGGCGGTGTTTTCGGTCCACCGCCTCCTGGGAGCAACCCGGTGCGGAGGTGGTTGCACGATCTCGAGCGTGTCAAGAGTCGGCACACGAGAAATGCGATCGAGAAGCACGTCGACGCGATCTTTGTGTATTCAGAGCGAGACAGGGCCAAGATCCCTGATGCTTCGGGAATCGTCGAGGTAGTTCCGGTAGGAGTTGCACGGCCGGCACAGGGATGGCTGGGGGATCGGCGCCACACTGCTGCATTCGGTGGCGCACTGTGGCGGTCGGAGAACGAGGCCGCCGCTGAGTACCTTGCGCTCGAGGTAATGCCGCTGGTTCGCGAACGGCTTCCGGACGCCACACTGCGAATCTTCGGAGCACGGCCCACCAATCGGGTGACTGCGCTCGGGAGCGAGGCGGGCGTGACAGTTGTGGGGCCGGTGGCCGACTATGAGGAGGAATTCCGCCGTGCCAGCGTAACTTTGGCGCCGTCGATGTTCGATGCGGGCGTGTTCCTGAAGGCCATCCGACCGATGGCGATGGGATGTCCCGTCGTTCTGAATCCAGCGAGCGCTATCCCGATCCAGGGTTTGGAGAACGGCGTGCACGCACTCGTCGGCCATCGTCCGGCGGAGTTCGCCGAGTGTGTCGTGCAGGCGATGAGGAACCCCGACGACGCGCGCCGGCTAGGGTCGGCCGCCAAGGATTTGGTCCAGCAGCACTACTCTTGGCAACGTGCTGCCGACCGCTACCTGAGCGTCTTCAACAGAACGCTGTAG
- a CDS encoding polysaccharide biosynthesis tyrosine autokinase, protein MNLQEFIKVLRARWITVAAALTAALLAAATVTLLTTPLYQASTRLFVSTSAGQSLSDAYQGTLFSQERVLSYTQLLKGETLAKRTIDKLGLDMKPSALTKRITASAKQDTVLIDLQVLDASPLRARDIANALSDEFVKMVKELETPPDGRKPDARVIVEQRATIPESPVVPKTSRNIALGLVAGVLLGVGLAILRDRLDNSVKDRETLEDITGVGLVGNIPADKERRKDAAIAFDKESSGISEAFRKLRTNLQFLAVDNPPRVILVASSLPNEGKSTTAINLALVLAEAGHTVVLVDGDMRKPMLDKYLNLVGTAGFSTVLSGAAEIDDVLQKTEFPGLTVLASGAIPPNPSELLASQTAKRILGELREKFDYVIVDSSPLVAVTDAAVLSASVDGVLMMVRFGSTKREQLAHAIRNLSGVGASILGAVFTMTAARGTTAYSYSYNYSYGSDGATLNGSSDKNGSAETPADVSATPEKEAAESKP, encoded by the coding sequence ATGAATCTCCAGGAGTTCATCAAAGTTCTTCGAGCGCGCTGGATTACAGTCGCCGCAGCCCTGACAGCCGCCCTGTTGGCGGCGGCCACCGTCACCCTGCTGACCACACCTCTCTACCAGGCCTCGACACGGCTCTTCGTCTCGACGTCCGCCGGTCAATCCTTGTCCGACGCCTATCAAGGCACCCTGTTCTCCCAAGAGCGGGTGTTGTCGTACACGCAGCTTCTCAAGGGTGAGACCCTGGCCAAACGCACGATCGACAAGCTCGGCCTCGACATGAAGCCCTCCGCACTGACCAAAAGGATCACAGCATCCGCCAAGCAGGACACGGTGCTCATCGATCTCCAGGTACTCGATGCCTCACCCCTCCGGGCCCGCGACATCGCCAATGCATTGTCCGACGAGTTCGTGAAGATGGTCAAAGAGCTCGAAACTCCGCCCGACGGAAGGAAACCCGACGCACGGGTGATCGTTGAGCAGCGCGCGACGATTCCCGAATCGCCCGTCGTCCCCAAGACCAGCCGCAACATCGCGTTGGGCCTGGTCGCCGGTGTGCTGTTGGGCGTGGGCCTGGCGATTCTGCGCGATCGTCTGGACAACAGCGTCAAGGACCGTGAGACGCTCGAGGACATCACCGGCGTCGGGCTGGTCGGCAACATCCCGGCTGACAAAGAACGGCGCAAGGACGCGGCGATCGCGTTCGACAAAGAGAGTTCGGGCATTTCCGAGGCTTTCCGCAAGCTTCGAACCAATCTGCAGTTCCTCGCCGTCGACAATCCGCCCCGGGTGATCCTGGTCGCCAGTTCGCTGCCGAATGAAGGTAAGTCCACGACGGCGATCAACCTGGCACTGGTGTTGGCCGAAGCAGGGCACACGGTCGTTCTGGTCGACGGCGATATGCGCAAACCGATGCTGGATAAGTACCTCAATCTGGTTGGCACAGCGGGTTTCAGCACCGTGCTCAGCGGCGCCGCCGAAATCGACGATGTTTTGCAGAAGACCGAGTTCCCCGGCTTGACGGTTCTTGCATCCGGTGCGATTCCGCCGAATCCGAGCGAACTGCTCGCGTCCCAAACCGCCAAAAGGATCTTGGGCGAGCTTCGCGAGAAGTTCGACTACGTCATTGTGGATTCTTCCCCGCTAGTCGCCGTCACAGATGCTGCCGTGCTGTCAGCCAGTGTCGACGGAGTGCTGATGATGGTGCGCTTCGGATCGACGAAGCGCGAGCAGCTCGCGCACGCAATCCGCAACCTCAGCGGCGTCGGCGCTTCCATCCTCGGAGCGGTGTTTACGATGACAGCCGCACGTGGCACCACGGCGTACAGCTATAGCTACAACTACAGCTATGGCAGCGATGGCGCGACGCTGAATGGTTCATCGGACAAGAACGGGTCGGCCGAGACTCCCGCTGATGTATCGGCCACGCCCGAGAAAGAGGCAGCAGAGTCAAAGCCCTGA
- a CDS encoding DUF4012 domain-containing protein, which produces MLDADEQPWFRSRKVAWAGLGILVVLIAFGCWLGFQAQAAKTHLDQARSAAQQSKDALLQGDTANASRFAADAQSHAQAARDAAHSLPWNIASAVPWLGSPFETGQQITDVVLGLAANVLKPTADAGTSVAPKQLLADGRLDVQALRNEAPILAKIAANAARISAEAQAIADPHYVSALGEARTKLQAQTAEISQLVGNTAVAARVAPALMGADGPRTYFMGFQTNAEARGTGGLLGGFGILRFDNGKPTVDTLGRNTELDKPFTPMSLGPDFDQQYGFTHPTTDFRNSNQSSHFPYAAQIWQSMWEQQSGMKVDGVVAIDPVALSYILEATGPVVMPDGETVAENNVVELTESTVYTRFPTDQSARKQYLQEVASAVVKKISAPVQSARKLFDALGRAISERRISVWSSSPADQKLLEETPLAHVIPDDPAPYAEVVINNLGGNKMDYYLNRQIEYVADGCDGDNRMSTVTVRLTNTLSDPSGLPDYVAGKLGFFPALAENIPRGAMLSSVRLLATKDAQVISVLVNGKRVRVFGAKERGHPSFESQVAIAPGKTAEITFRLSEPTAAGAPRVPVQPLRDTVIPEVTVPQCSK; this is translated from the coding sequence TTGCTCGACGCCGATGAGCAGCCCTGGTTCAGGAGCCGCAAGGTTGCATGGGCGGGTCTTGGGATCCTCGTCGTGCTCATCGCGTTCGGCTGCTGGCTCGGTTTCCAAGCGCAGGCAGCCAAGACCCACCTCGACCAGGCGCGCAGCGCTGCGCAGCAGAGCAAAGATGCACTGCTGCAGGGTGATACGGCCAATGCGTCACGGTTTGCAGCTGATGCGCAGTCTCACGCGCAGGCCGCCCGGGACGCGGCGCACTCCCTCCCCTGGAACATCGCTTCCGCGGTGCCGTGGTTGGGCAGCCCTTTCGAGACCGGCCAACAGATCACCGATGTGGTGCTGGGACTGGCGGCCAACGTGTTGAAACCCACCGCGGATGCCGGCACGAGCGTGGCGCCGAAGCAACTGCTCGCCGACGGCCGACTCGACGTACAGGCACTTCGCAACGAAGCGCCGATTCTGGCCAAGATCGCCGCAAACGCAGCGCGGATTAGCGCTGAGGCACAAGCGATTGCGGATCCGCACTATGTTTCGGCGCTGGGTGAAGCCCGGACGAAACTACAAGCGCAGACTGCCGAAATCTCCCAACTGGTGGGCAACACCGCTGTCGCGGCGCGTGTAGCACCGGCGCTCATGGGTGCCGACGGCCCCCGCACCTACTTCATGGGATTCCAAACCAATGCCGAGGCCCGAGGCACCGGGGGGCTCCTCGGCGGATTTGGAATTCTGCGATTCGACAATGGCAAGCCCACAGTGGACACGCTGGGCCGCAACACCGAGCTCGATAAGCCCTTCACACCGATGTCTCTTGGCCCAGACTTCGACCAGCAGTACGGGTTCACCCATCCGACTACCGATTTCCGTAACAGCAACCAGAGTTCCCACTTCCCATACGCAGCCCAGATCTGGCAGTCGATGTGGGAACAACAGTCGGGAATGAAAGTCGACGGTGTTGTCGCCATCGACCCCGTCGCACTCAGCTATATCCTCGAGGCCACCGGGCCTGTCGTGATGCCGGACGGCGAGACGGTGGCGGAGAACAACGTCGTCGAGTTGACCGAGTCGACCGTCTACACACGTTTTCCCACAGATCAATCCGCGCGCAAGCAGTATCTGCAGGAGGTTGCTTCCGCGGTAGTCAAGAAGATCAGCGCGCCGGTACAGTCGGCGCGCAAGTTGTTCGACGCCTTGGGCCGTGCGATCAGCGAGCGCCGCATCTCGGTCTGGAGCTCGTCACCTGCCGACCAGAAGCTGCTTGAAGAGACTCCCCTGGCCCACGTGATTCCAGATGATCCAGCACCCTACGCGGAAGTCGTCATCAACAATCTGGGCGGCAACAAGATGGACTACTACTTGAATCGACAGATCGAGTACGTCGCTGACGGTTGCGATGGAGATAACCGGATGTCGACCGTCACGGTTCGGTTGACCAACACACTCTCGGATCCGTCGGGACTACCGGATTACGTCGCCGGGAAATTGGGGTTCTTTCCTGCTCTCGCAGAAAACATCCCGAGGGGCGCGATGCTGAGCTCGGTACGCCTGCTCGCCACCAAGGATGCCCAGGTCATCAGTGTTCTCGTCAACGGCAAGAGGGTTCGTGTCTTCGGCGCCAAAGAGCGCGGGCACCCCAGCTTTGAGAGTCAAGTGGCCATCGCGCCCGGAAAGACCGCGGAGATCACGTTCCGGCTCTCCGAACCCACCGCCGCTGGTGCACCGCGCGTGCCCGTTCAGCCGTTGCGCGACACCGTCATCCCGGAAGTCACGGTGCCGCAATGCTCCAAATGA
- a CDS encoding endonuclease/exonuclease/phosphatase family protein, which translates to MSRRVRMALLAVLTVGLLALAVAGVVARARPISNVLDLVLANGSPYLTLAAVAGLVVAASCRRRLLSVLAVTVVAGSLTVQASWYYLSHLPNSVNEHHNLRVLSSNLRYGRADPSCLVGLAEDSADVITVSELTSEAVQRFTQAGIDTTFPYSLLNPAPGAGGIGIWSRYPLMPLSPPRHRGVSMPAVRLQIPGLATEPILASIHVYSPVAGDTNTVPQWRSGMAGAKAQLDNFARAAGPGSVIIGGDYNSTPDMRQFRDLLTDGYSDAVDQLGAGFSPTFPSNRWYPPLITIDHILTRNGTASAIHTVEVPGSDHRALLATIQVPTG; encoded by the coding sequence ATGTCGAGAAGAGTGCGCATGGCATTGCTGGCCGTGTTAACGGTCGGACTACTCGCTCTTGCCGTCGCCGGGGTAGTTGCGCGGGCCAGGCCGATCTCCAACGTCCTTGATCTAGTCCTCGCCAACGGTTCGCCGTACCTGACGCTCGCGGCGGTTGCGGGCTTGGTCGTGGCTGCGTCCTGCAGGCGCAGGCTTCTTTCGGTCCTCGCCGTGACGGTCGTAGCGGGGAGTCTGACCGTACAGGCCTCCTGGTACTACCTGAGCCATCTACCGAACTCTGTGAACGAGCACCACAACCTACGGGTCCTCTCGTCGAACCTTCGCTACGGACGGGCTGACCCCTCGTGCCTCGTTGGGCTGGCTGAGGACAGCGCCGACGTGATCACCGTCTCAGAGTTGACTTCAGAGGCGGTACAACGCTTCACGCAAGCCGGAATCGACACGACATTCCCCTACTCGCTACTGAACCCCGCTCCCGGTGCCGGGGGAATCGGCATATGGAGTCGCTATCCACTTATGCCCCTTTCGCCGCCACGACACCGGGGGGTATCAATGCCTGCCGTACGGCTCCAGATCCCTGGCCTCGCAACAGAACCCATCCTCGCCAGCATCCACGTCTACTCACCCGTTGCCGGCGACACGAACACCGTGCCACAGTGGCGCAGCGGAATGGCCGGAGCCAAGGCACAATTGGACAACTTCGCCCGAGCAGCGGGCCCAGGGTCAGTCATCATCGGCGGTGACTACAACAGCACACCTGACATGCGCCAGTTCCGCGATCTGCTGACCGACGGATACAGCGACGCCGTCGACCAGCTCGGTGCGGGCTTCTCGCCGACGTTCCCGTCGAACCGGTGGTATCCACCCCTGATCACCATCGATCACATCCTGACCCGCAATGGCACGGCGTCGGCGATCCACACCGTCGAGGTTCCGGGCTCCGACCATCGCGCGTTGCTCGCGACCATCCAAGTACCGACCGGGTAG
- a CDS encoding sugar transferase — translation MTLAFRQLESSASIYRVPKATSEWQQTYARRLLVIDSLSVILAVGLAQWLRFGGLTSTEHKYVYPNYIIVSLAIATSWLLALSINHSRSPRILGSGAEEYRRVWIATLAVFGGVAIVSMLLKLEIARGYLMIALPTGIAFLGGSRWVMRRIVVKARQKYGRYITRVLVVGNSSAVRDFARSLAREPWSEYEVVGACIPGLNGRTELTVPGVGSIPTFGDESNIVGAVTATKSQAVAVTATERLDGRGLRDLSWDLEKLNVDLLVSPGVVDVAGPRLQIRPVAGLPLIHVEKPQYHGAKRFQKRTFDILFSSLVLFCGVPLLAAVALAVKLTSRGPIFYRQERIGLNGQPFEMIKFRTMVDGADQMLDEVIDMNESGGGVLFKIRTDPRVTPVGRFLRKYSLDELPQFLNVLKRDMSVVGPRPSLRSEVKSYDDYAKRRLLVRPGITGLWQVSGRSDLSWEDSVRLDLFYVENWSMIADLLISVKTLKAVFGHGGAY, via the coding sequence ATGACGCTGGCATTTCGGCAGCTGGAGTCTTCAGCAAGCATCTATCGAGTCCCGAAGGCAACTTCGGAATGGCAGCAGACGTACGCTCGCCGGCTGCTGGTAATCGATTCACTTAGTGTCATACTCGCAGTTGGGCTCGCTCAGTGGCTGCGGTTCGGCGGGTTAACTAGTACCGAACACAAATATGTGTACCCGAACTACATCATCGTGTCACTAGCTATCGCGACCAGTTGGTTGTTGGCGCTTTCAATTAATCACTCTCGATCACCGCGCATATTGGGCTCCGGCGCTGAGGAATACCGCCGCGTTTGGATTGCGACACTTGCAGTGTTCGGCGGTGTGGCAATTGTGTCGATGCTGTTGAAATTGGAAATAGCTCGCGGCTATCTGATGATCGCGCTGCCCACCGGCATCGCATTTCTTGGCGGGTCCCGCTGGGTGATGCGGCGAATCGTCGTCAAGGCACGGCAAAAGTATGGCCGCTACATCACCCGCGTCCTGGTGGTCGGCAACTCCTCGGCTGTGCGCGATTTCGCCCGGTCGCTAGCGCGAGAGCCATGGTCCGAATACGAGGTGGTGGGCGCGTGCATTCCGGGCCTGAACGGGCGCACAGAACTCACGGTTCCGGGTGTCGGCTCCATTCCCACCTTCGGAGATGAGTCCAACATCGTTGGCGCTGTGACCGCGACAAAGAGTCAGGCGGTAGCTGTAACGGCTACCGAACGACTGGACGGTCGCGGGCTGCGAGATCTCTCCTGGGATCTGGAGAAGCTCAATGTCGACCTCCTCGTCTCGCCTGGCGTAGTTGATGTTGCGGGCCCCCGCCTGCAGATTCGACCTGTTGCAGGCCTACCGCTAATCCACGTCGAGAAGCCCCAGTATCACGGTGCAAAGCGCTTTCAGAAGCGGACCTTCGACATCCTGTTCTCCAGCTTGGTTTTGTTCTGTGGAGTCCCACTCCTGGCCGCTGTCGCCCTCGCCGTCAAGTTGACCAGCAGGGGGCCGATCTTCTACCGGCAGGAACGTATCGGGCTCAATGGTCAGCCGTTCGAGATGATCAAGTTCCGCACGATGGTTGACGGGGCGGATCAGATGCTCGACGAGGTCATCGACATGAACGAAAGCGGAGGCGGCGTCCTGTTCAAGATCCGCACCGACCCGCGCGTTACGCCCGTTGGCCGATTCTTGCGCAAGTACAGTCTCGATGAGCTGCCGCAGTTCCTCAATGTTCTCAAACGCGACATGAGCGTCGTCGGGCCTCGGCCTTCACTTCGAAGTGAGGTCAAGTCGTATGACGACTACGCAAAGCGCCGCCTCCTAGTACGCCCCGGCATCACCGGTCTGTGGCAGGTGAGCGGACGCTCAGACCTGTCTTGGGAGGATTCGGTACGGCTCGATCTGTTCTACGTGGAGAACTGGTCAATGATCGCCGACCTCCTGATCTCCGTTAAGACACTCAAGGCGGTGTTCGGTCACGGCGGCGCGTACTGA
- a CDS encoding arsenate reductase/protein-tyrosine-phosphatase family protein, which produces MHLLFVCTGNICRSPTAERLAAAYGAALQIPDFSTSSAGTRAVVAQPIHPLAARVLEDLGGDASNFAARRLTPRIASEVDLVIAMTRAHRDAVLEIAPHRLHRTFTLSEAARIALDHDPRNISELTALRPHLTGYALPDIPDPIGQGPEFFATVGSQIADLLPPILLLCQRMSASAPD; this is translated from the coding sequence GTGCACTTGTTGTTCGTGTGTACCGGGAACATCTGTCGGTCCCCCACGGCCGAGCGCCTTGCCGCTGCCTATGGCGCTGCGCTGCAGATCCCAGATTTCAGCACATCCAGCGCCGGAACCCGCGCAGTAGTCGCCCAGCCGATTCATCCGCTCGCGGCTCGGGTGCTTGAAGACCTCGGGGGCGACGCAAGCAACTTCGCCGCGCGACGACTAACACCGCGAATCGCATCGGAAGTCGATCTGGTGATCGCGATGACCAGGGCACATCGCGACGCTGTCCTAGAAATCGCGCCGCACCGGCTTCACCGGACCTTCACCCTCAGTGAAGCCGCACGCATCGCGCTCGACCATGATCCCCGGAACATCTCAGAGCTGACCGCGCTCCGGCCGCACCTGACCGGGTACGCGCTTCCCGATATTCCAGACCCGATAGGTCAAGGACCTGAGTTTTTTGCGACAGTCGGCTCACAAATCGCCGATCTGCTGCCACCGATCCTCCTCCTGTGCCAACGGATGTCGGCCTCAGCACCCGATTAG
- a CDS encoding class I SAM-dependent methyltransferase has translation MQFSKVELESASARVVERFPFRGYFDPALNGHLTIAQTVARYLPPGSRLLDFGAGPADKTAILAVLGYKCTAVDDLADEWHKRGNARQAIFDFAADMNIEYSTLGLESVPATGQFDMVMLHDVLEELHDSPRYLLIELLKRVRDGGYLFATVPNHVNLRKRLAVLFGRTNNPRYELYYWYPGGWRGPVREYTGGDCVALAEALGLEIIELHGAHHMLNRVPPRLRGVYLALSRLLPSTRDTWSMVARKPAGWVPKPELDDHELHQLREKTGLQSWSELTN, from the coding sequence ATGCAGTTTTCCAAGGTTGAATTGGAAAGTGCTTCGGCACGGGTGGTCGAACGTTTTCCGTTTCGTGGTTACTTCGACCCGGCCCTCAACGGGCATCTGACGATCGCCCAAACGGTCGCCCGCTATCTTCCCCCGGGATCGCGTCTTCTTGACTTCGGCGCTGGGCCTGCCGATAAGACCGCCATCCTTGCCGTCCTCGGATACAAGTGCACCGCTGTCGACGATCTGGCCGACGAGTGGCATAAACGCGGAAACGCCCGACAGGCCATCTTTGACTTCGCGGCGGACATGAACATCGAGTACAGCACGCTCGGGCTCGAGAGTGTGCCTGCCACAGGTCAATTCGACATGGTGATGCTTCACGATGTCCTCGAGGAACTGCATGACTCGCCACGGTATCTACTCATCGAGCTTCTCAAGCGTGTTCGCGACGGAGGCTATCTGTTCGCCACCGTTCCGAACCATGTGAACCTCCGAAAGCGGCTCGCGGTGCTCTTCGGCAGGACCAACAACCCGCGATACGAGCTGTACTACTGGTATCCGGGCGGGTGGCGTGGGCCCGTACGGGAGTACACCGGTGGGGACTGCGTCGCTCTTGCGGAGGCTCTTGGGCTTGAGATCATCGAGTTGCATGGCGCCCATCACATGCTCAACAGGGTGCCGCCTCGGTTGCGGGGGGTATACCTGGCACTGAGCCGACTTCTGCCTTCGACACGGGATACCTGGTCGATGGTCGCTCGCAAGCCCGCCGGATGGGTTCCCAAACCTGAACTGGACGACCATGAGCTTCATCAACTCCGCGAGAAAACAGGCCTGCAGTCATGGAGTGAACTAACCAATTAG